Proteins encoded in a region of the Scyliorhinus torazame isolate Kashiwa2021f chromosome 1, sScyTor2.1, whole genome shotgun sequence genome:
- the LOC140419652 gene encoding probable G-protein coupled receptor 139 has protein sequence MELATIEQAAFIYYHFLAIFGVPANFLTIVVLSRGGCGLSKGITLYLAGMTTMDLLVIIFNVIIYYILWYYFPDSPLHYTPIASVNEVINYMVVDCSVWLTVAFTVDRFVLICCQELREKYCREKTAAVVIVTMCAVSCFKNIPLYFAFEPDSIINNVEWGAHFKPTYFTFPGWVTYDWLDTVFNPLLPYFLIIFLNALTVRHILMANRTRRALQGQRNSKDSDDPEMQSRRKSIILLFSISGTFIVLWMPYVVFFLISRITGGLYDPDQHTDPLLIADYTGDMFQLLSSCTNTCVYALAQTKFREKLRNAIMYPFTVIIKYGNSSFVELY, from the coding sequence CTAATTTCCTGACAATTGTGGTCCTGTCCCGAGGAGGCTGTGGTCTATCCAAAGGGATCACTCTTTACCTGGCGGGTATGACAACAATGGATCTGCTGGTCATTATTTTCAATGTGATAATCTATTACATACTTTGGTATTATTTCCCAGACTCACCTCTACACTACACGCCCATTGCAAGTGTCAACGAGGTTATCAACTATATGGTTGTTGACTGCTCTGTTTGGCTGACGGTGGCTTTCACTGTCGATCGCTTTGTCCTCATTTGCTGTCAAGAACTGAGAGAGAAGTATTGCAGGGAGAAAACTGCAGCTGTGGTTATAGTgaccatgtgtgctgtgtcctgcttCAAAAACATCCCCCTGTATTTTGCTTTTGAACCTGACTCTATAATTAACAATGTGGAGTGGGGAGCTCATTTCAAACCAACTTACTTCACTTTTCCAGGATGGGTCACTTACGACTGGCTTGACACAGTTTTCAACCCCTTGTTGCCGTACTTTCTGATTATATTTCTCAACGCTCTGACTGTTAGACACATTCTGATGGCTAATCGAACCCGCAGAGCACTGCAAGGTCAACGCAACAGCAAGGACAGCGATGATCCAGAGATGcagagccgaaggaaatccatcattttactcttctccaTTTCTGGTACTTTCATCGTGCTGTGGATGCCTTATGTTGTATTTTTCCTCATTTCCAGAATTACAGGCGGCCTTTATGATCCCGATCAACACACGGATCCCTTACTTATCGCAGACTACACCGGAGATATGTTCCAACTGCTGAGCTCCTGTACAAACACGTGTGTTTATGCGCTGGCCCAGACTAAATTCAGAGAGAAGTTGAGAAACGCAATCATGTATCCATTTACTGTGATTATTAAATATGGCAACTCATCATTTGTTGAGCTCTACTGA